In the Brassica napus cultivar Da-Ae chromosome A7, Da-Ae, whole genome shotgun sequence genome, one interval contains:
- the LOC106353997 gene encoding IAA-alanine resistance protein 1 translates to MSLSLTRLAVPLLVLVLFLDLCVDTGLSHSTPAREDHVHHHHGGGCSHSHDDHHEEEVKMKLPEELAEEEDMRLCGFGPCLHHDHDHESSSHLSGFALWVNALGCSLLVSLASLICLILLPVMFVQGKPAKWFVDALALFGAGAMLGDAFLHQLPHAFGGGHSHSHDHHESHDHHDHSHSHSDSPSHSHSIQDLSVGLSVLAGIVVFLLVEKLVRYVEENSSGSNTWGHHHHHAGSKKLKDEDDHNNADKQCPSDATENSSEKVSTGSKDKSLRKRKTCASDGVDKSNSGSETISNGKLDKPEQVEKNSSLVFGYLNLFSDGVHNFTDGMALGSAFLIYGSVGGWSRTMFLLAHELPQEIGDFGILVRSGFTVTKALFFNFLSALVALAGTSLVLVWGNEPGQSSLIEGFTAGGFIYIAVAGVLAEMNNNSGKSTVKNSVCHLISLILGMSVALVISLLE, encoded by the exons ATGTCGTTGTCACTGACAAGACTCGCGGTTCCGTTACTAGTTCTGGTGCTGTTCCTGGATCTGTGCGTAGACACCGGACTCTCTCACTCAACGCCGGCGCGTGAGGACCACGTGCATCATCACCACGGAGGTGGGTGTAGTCATTCGCATGATGATCATCATGAGGAGGAGGTGAAGATGAAGTTGCCGGAGGAGCTGGCTGAGGAGGAGGATATGAGGCTGTGTGGGTTTGGGCCTTGTCTTCATCACGATCATGATCACGAATCAAGTTCTCATCTTTCTGGATTTG CATTGTGGGTTAATGCGTTGGGATGCTCTCTTTTGGTTAGCTTGGCGTCACTCATTTGTCTGATATTGCTCCCTGTTATGTTCG TTCAAGGGAAGCCTGCAAAATGGTTTGTTGATGCCCTGGCTCTCTTTGGG GCAGGAGCTATGTTGGGGGATGCTTTTCTTCACCAATTGCCACATGCTTTTG GTGGTGGTCACTCTCATTCGCATGATCACCATGAGAGTCATGACCATCATGATCATTCTCACTCTCATTCGGATTCGCCTTCACATTCACATTCTATACAAGATCTGTCTGTTGGATTGTCCGTTCTCG ctggGATTGTGGTCTTCCTTCTTGTGGAGAAATTGGTGCGGTACGTCGAAGAAAACTCGTCTGGATCCAATACTTGGGGTCACCATCACCACCATGCAGGCAGTAAGAAACTGAAAGATGAGGACGATCATAACAACGCGGACAAACAGTGTCCCTCTGATGCAACTGAAAATTCATCAGAGAAAGTCTCAACCGGCTCTAAAGACAAATCTCTCCGTAAG AGAAAGACTTGTGCGAGTGATGGTGTGGATAAATCAAACTCAGGCTCAGAAACTATCTCCAATGGAAAATTGGACAAACCTGAACAAGTGGAGAAGAACTCAAGCCTAGTATTTGGTTACCTCAACTTGTTCTCCGATGGTGTT CACAATTTTACTGATGGAATGGCGTTAGGAAGTGCGTTTCTCATCTACGGATCAGTTGGTGGATGGTCAAGAACCATGTTCTTACTTGCGCACGAGCTTCCCCAAGAG ATAGGTGACTTTGGGATTCTAGTGAGGTCAGGCTTCACTGTAACAAAGGCACTCTTCTTCAACTTCCTCTCTGCACTCGTCGCACTTGCAGGAACTTCATTG GTTTTGGTCTGGGGAAATGAACCGGGACAGTCATCGTTGATTGAG GGATTCACAGCGGGAGGATTCATATACATAGCGGTTGCAGGCGTTCTTGCGGAGATGAACAACAACTCGGGAAAATCGACAGTTAAAAACAGTGTGTGCCATTTGATATCGTTGATACTTGGCATGAGTGTTGCTCTTGTCATCTCTCTTCTTGAATGA
- the LOC106353996 gene encoding E3 ubiquitin protein ligase RIE1 isoform X2, giving the protein MSSSPQSPTMSDSSSPLLRSRQSPRRRQPVIAVLLNRATRRRGPSMVVRETAAQELEERRADWGYSKPVVALDMLWNAAFVVVAAVMLLVYKEEKPNVPVRVWICGYAVQCLVHVVLVWLEFRKRNASRSGGDLEAGEGSGGGGRNDSDDEDGDERILSTKTCESMNTIISFVWWIVGFYWLVSGGEILLENASHLYWLTFVFLSFDVFFAVFCVVVACLIGIALCCCLPCIIALLYAVAGQEGASEADLSILPKYKFQMMNNGEKQTDGGGKMIPIEAGAEYSGNERVLEPEDA; this is encoded by the exons ATGTCTTCTTCACCTCAATCTCCAACCATGTCCGATTCCTCCTCCCCGCTTCTCCGCTCCCGTCAATCTCCCCGACGCCGCCAGCCCGTAATCGCGGTTCTGTTAAACCGAGCTACGCGTCGGCGAGGACCATCGATGGTCGTGAGAGAGACGGCTGCGCAGGAGCTCGAGGAGCGGAGAGCCGATTGGGGCTACTCTAAGCCTGTCGTGGCTCTCGACATGCTCTGGAACGCTGCCTTTGTGGTTGTTGCAGCTGTGATGCTTTTGGTTTACAAGGAGGAGAAGCCGAACGTTCCGGTTAGGGTTTGGATCTGTGGTTACGCGGTTCAGTGTCTTGTTCATGTGGTGCTTGTGTGGTTGGAGTTTAGGAAGAGGAACGCGAGTAGGAGTGGTGGGGATTTGGAAGCTGGGGAAGGTTCTGGTGGTGGAGGTAGGAATGATagtgatgatgaagatggtgATGAGAGGATCCTCAG CACTAAGACTTGTGAATCGATGAACACCATTATATCATTTGTCTGGTGGATTGTTGGCTTCTACTGGCTTGTATCTGGTGGTGAGATCCTTCTGGAAAACGCATCGCATTTGTACTG GTTGACTTTTGTTTTCCTGTCATTTGATGTGTTCTTCGCCGTCTTCTGCGTTGTGGTTGCGTGTCTTATCGGAATCGCTCTCTGTTGCTGCCTCCCTTGTATCATTGCTCTTCTTTACGCCGTTGCTGGTCAG GAGGGTGCATCAGAAGCAGATCTCAGCATCCTTCCCAAGTACAAGTTTCAGATGATGAACAATGGTGAAAAGCAAACAGATGGTGGCGGGAAAATGATACCTATCGAAGCAGGCGCTGAGTATTCGGGAAACGAACGAGTACTTGAGCCTGAAGATGCT TGA
- the LOC125576293 gene encoding S-protein homolog 3-like, which yields MLNSIQQPILIYIAMAFSNMPHCILMFMVSFFILTLFVAALDVSDSPAEAPGPGSGGDGFWPLAKKHVVIHNVVSNKQTLNVHCNSSDDDLGLIHIRWNRYWGFRFRVNIWETTRFRCHFTWSGGGSHYFEIFNVWRDDNDFGKFPACSDCIWDVGRDEKDQAMCRLSEDSSDPYCFPWDDVLKV from the coding sequence ATGTTAAATTCAATCCAACAACCCATTTTAATCTACATAGCAATGGCTTTCTCTAATATGCCTCATTGCATATTGATGTTTATGGTCTCATTTTTCATTCTTACTCTTTTTGTTGCAGCGTTAGATGTCTCAGATTCTCCGGCGGAAGCACCAGGACCAGGATCAGGCGGTGACGGCTTCTGGCCTCTAGCAAAAAAGCATGTCGTAATCCACAACGTTGTAAGCAACAAGCAAACTCTGAATGTACATTGCAATTCTAGTGACGATGACTTGGGGTTGATCCATATCCGTTGGAATCGTTACTGGGGTTTCCGATTTCGTGTTAACATTTGGGAAACTACAAGGTTTCGTTGTCATTTTACGTGGTCCGGAGGCGGATCTcactattttgaaatatttaatgtATGGAGAGACGATAACGATTTTGGGAAGTTTCCAGCCTGTAGTGATTGTATTTGGGATGTGGGAAGAGACGAAAAAGACCAAGCTATGTGTCGTCTAAGTGAAGATTCTTCAGATCCTTATTGTTTCCCATGGGACGATGTAttaaaagtataa
- the LOC106357148 gene encoding putative clathrin assembly protein At1g68110 — MKLWKRAAAAIKDRKSLLAVGFSRRTSHHNLDLEAAIIKATSHDSSSVDYSNAHRVYKWIRSSPHLNLKTLIHTLSSRVSHTRSWIVSLKSLMLLHGVISCKLPSVLGELRRLPFDLSDFSDGHSCLSKTWGFNIFVRAYYAFLRSYASFLSDQFHRRPVNRRSSVNQETERIQKLQSLLELILQIRPIADNMKRTLILEAMDCIVIESINIYGRICSGVIRMLPSSGKADAAATLKIINKATSQGEDLAVYFEFCKGFGVPNARDTPQFVSIPKAEVETIKNMIENVGEEEVVEEEKGMVVLEKPRLETIITEKWEIFEDDECCFHEKVIKEYQKHTLPLIVSYQEPVYIEYMMPDLITF; from the coding sequence atgaagctgtggaAACGAGCCGCCGCCGCGATAAAAGACCGTAAAAGCCTATTAGCGGTGGGATTCTCGCGGCGAACTTCACACCACAACTTAGACCTGGAAGCAGCCATCATCAAAGCCACCTCCCACGACTCCTCCTCCGTCGACTACTCCAACGCTCACCGCGTCTACAAATGGATCCGCTCTTCTCCTCATCTCAACCTCAAAACGCTGATCCACACCCTCTCCTCCCGCGTCAGCCACACGCGCAGCTGGATCGTCTCCCTCAAATCCCTTATGCTTCTCCACGGTGTTATCTCCTGCAAACTCCCTTCCGTCCTCGGAGAGCTCCGCCGCCTCCCTTTCGACCTCTCTGATTTCTCCGACGGGCATTCGTGTCTCAGCAAGACCTGGGGGTTCAACATCTTCGTCCGTGCTTACTACGCCTTCCTTCGCAGCTACGCTTCTTTCTTATCCGATCAGTTCCACCGCCGCCCCGTGAATCGAAGATCTTCGGTGAATCAAGAAACCGAAAGGATACAGAAACTGCAGTCTCTTCTTGAATTGATTCTACAGATCCGTCCTATTGCTGATAACATGAAGAGGACGTTGATCCTAGAAGCGATGGATTGTATAGTGATCGAGAGTATCAACATCTACGGTAGGATATGCAGCGGCGTCATCAGAATGCTTCCTAGTTCAGGTAAAGCAGACGCCGCTGCGACCTTAAAGATCATCAATAAGGCAACATCTCAGGGAGAAGATTTAGCTGTCTATTTCGAGTTCTGCAAAGGATTTGGCGTCCCGAACGCGAGAGATACTCCTCAGTTCGTTAGTATACCAAAGGCGGAAGTAGAGACAATCAAGAACATGATTGAGAacgttggagaagaagaagtagtAGAGGAAGAGAAAGGTATGGTGGTTTTGGAGAAGCCGAGATTGGAGACGATCATCACAGAGAAATGGGAGATTTTCGAAGATGATGAGTGTTGTTTCCATGAAAAGGTGATTAAAGAATATCAAAAGCATACTCTGCCTCTTATAGTATCGTACCAAGAACCAGTTTATATCGAGTACATGATGCCAGATTTGATTACGTTCTAG
- the LOC106353996 gene encoding E3 ubiquitin protein ligase RIE1 isoform X1: MSSSPQSPTMSDSSSPLLRSRQSPRRRQPVIAVLLNRATRRRGPSMVVRETAAQELEERRADWGYSKPVVALDMLWNAAFVVVAAVMLLVYKEEKPNVPVRVWICGYAVQCLVHVVLVWLEFRKRNASRSGGDLEAGEGSGGGGRNDSDDEDGDERILSTKTCESMNTIISFVWWIVGFYWLVSGGEILLENASHLYWLTFVFLSFDVFFAVFCVVVACLIGIALCCCLPCIIALLYAVAGQEGASEADLSILPKYKFQMMNNGEKQTDGGGKMIPIEAGAEYSGNERVLEPEDADCCICLSSYEDGTELVTLPCNHHFHSTCIEKWLKMNATCPLCKFNILKGNDEQE; the protein is encoded by the exons ATGTCTTCTTCACCTCAATCTCCAACCATGTCCGATTCCTCCTCCCCGCTTCTCCGCTCCCGTCAATCTCCCCGACGCCGCCAGCCCGTAATCGCGGTTCTGTTAAACCGAGCTACGCGTCGGCGAGGACCATCGATGGTCGTGAGAGAGACGGCTGCGCAGGAGCTCGAGGAGCGGAGAGCCGATTGGGGCTACTCTAAGCCTGTCGTGGCTCTCGACATGCTCTGGAACGCTGCCTTTGTGGTTGTTGCAGCTGTGATGCTTTTGGTTTACAAGGAGGAGAAGCCGAACGTTCCGGTTAGGGTTTGGATCTGTGGTTACGCGGTTCAGTGTCTTGTTCATGTGGTGCTTGTGTGGTTGGAGTTTAGGAAGAGGAACGCGAGTAGGAGTGGTGGGGATTTGGAAGCTGGGGAAGGTTCTGGTGGTGGAGGTAGGAATGATagtgatgatgaagatggtgATGAGAGGATCCTCAG CACTAAGACTTGTGAATCGATGAACACCATTATATCATTTGTCTGGTGGATTGTTGGCTTCTACTGGCTTGTATCTGGTGGTGAGATCCTTCTGGAAAACGCATCGCATTTGTACTG GTTGACTTTTGTTTTCCTGTCATTTGATGTGTTCTTCGCCGTCTTCTGCGTTGTGGTTGCGTGTCTTATCGGAATCGCTCTCTGTTGCTGCCTCCCTTGTATCATTGCTCTTCTTTACGCCGTTGCTGGTCAG GAGGGTGCATCAGAAGCAGATCTCAGCATCCTTCCCAAGTACAAGTTTCAGATGATGAACAATGGTGAAAAGCAAACAGATGGTGGCGGGAAAATGATACCTATCGAAGCAGGCGCTGAGTATTCGGGAAACGAACGAGTACTTGAGCCTGAAGATGCT GACTGTTGTATATGTCTGAGTTCATATGAAGATGGAACAGAGCTGGTGACACTTCCTTGTAACCACCACTTTCACTCGACGTGCATCGAGAAATGGCTGAAAATGAATGCGACGTGTCCATTGTGCAAGTTCAATATTCTCAAAGGTAATGATGAACAAGAATGA
- the LOC106353995 gene encoding microtubule-associated protein 70-1 yields the protein MTDVTTDGGFSAETPYPSLTVSASYKDTSSGNGGAKSSSRRRPIRPSFDAATDNNEFITQLHGSDPVKVELNRLENEVRDKDRELGEAHAEIKALRLSERQREKAVEELTDELTKLEEKLKLTESLLQGKNLEIKKINEEKKASMAAQFAAEATLRRVHAAQKDDDMPPIEAILAPLEAELKLARSEIGKLQEDNRALDRLTKSKEAALLDAERTVQTAMAKAALVDDLQNKNQELMKQIEICQEENKILDKMHRQKVAEVEKLTQTVRELEEAVLAGGAAANAVRDYQRKFQEMNEERKTLDRELARAKVTANRVATVVANEWKDGNDKVMPVKQWLEERRFLQGEMQQLRDKLAISDRAAKSEAQLKEKFQLRLKVLEETLRGTSSSSIRNTPEGRSMSNGPSRRQSLGGADNLQKFGSNGFLPKKSPSSQMRNAFTSNSTSVLKNAKGTSRSFDGGTRSLDRGKALLNGPGKYSFNKACEEAKESESSPNAWKEDSEEKPPSELPAPTTEDNVPGVLYDLLQKEVVALRKSSHEKDQSLKDKDDAIEMLAKKVETLTKAMEVEAKKMRREVAAMEKEVAAMRVDKDQDNRAKRSSNTKNPSNTAQILTGRAAGRSGLTRSTQ from the exons ATGACGGATGTAACAACCGACGGAGGCTTCTCGGCCGAGACGCCTTATCCGTCGTTAACAGTCTCTGCGTCTTACAAGGATACCAGCAGCGGCAACGGAGGAGCGAAAAGCTCGTCTCGGAGAAGGCCAATCAGGCCTAGCTTCGACGCCGCCACCGACAACAACGAGTTCATCACTCAGCTCCACGGCTCGGATCCAGTGAAGGTGGAGCTTAACCGTCTCGAGAACGAAGTTAGAG ATAAGGATCGAGAGTTGGGAGAAGCACACGCCGAGATCAAGGCCTTGAGACTATCCGAGAGGCAAAGAGAGAAAGCTGTTGAAGAG CTTACGGATGAGCTTACTAAGTTGGAGGAGAAGCTCAAGTTAACTGAATCGCTTCTCCAAGGCAAA AATCTTGAAATCAAGAAGATCAATGAGGAGAAGAAAGCCTCCATGGCTGCTCAGTTTGCTGCTGAAGCCACCTTGAGGAGAGTCCACGCTGCTCAGAAAGATGATGACATGCCTCCTATTGAAGCTATTCTAGCTCCGTTAGAAGCTGAGCTTAAGCTTGCACGATCTGAG ATTGGGAAGCTTCAGGAAGATAACAGAGCCTTGGATCGTCTCACTAAATCAAAAGAAGCGGCTTTACTTGATGCTGAGAGGACTGTTCAAACCGCCATGGCTAAAGCTGCTTTGGTTGATGATCTTCAGAATAAGAACCAGGAGTTGATGAAACAGATAGAGATCTGTCAG GAAGAAAACAAGATTCTAGACAAAATGCACAGGCAAAAGGTTGCTGAGGTGGAAAAGCTTACTCAGACTGTTAGAGAGCTGGAAGAGGCTGTTCTTGCTGGTGGCGCTGCTGCTAATGCCGTCAGGGATTACCAGCGGAAGTTCCAAGAGATGAAT GAAGAACGAAAAACTCTTGACCGTGAACTTGCGCGTGCAAAGGTTACAGCAAACAGAGTTGCTACGGTGGTTGCAAATGAATGGAAGGATGGTAATGATAAAGTGATGCCTGTGAAGCAGTGGCTTGAAGAAAGAAGGTTTCTTCAG GGAGAAATGCAACAACTCCGCGATAAGCTTGCCATATCAGACCGAGCTGCTAAATCTGAAGCACAACTGAAA GAAAAGTTTCAACTACGGCTTAAAGTGCTTGAAGAGACATTGAGAGGCACCTCAAGCAGCAGTATACGGAACACACCTGAGGGAAGAAGCATGAGTAATGGACCCTCTCGCAGGCAGTCACTTGGTGGAGCAGATAATTTACAAAAGTTCGGATCAAATGGCTTTCTGCCAAAGAAATCTCCATCTTCTCAGATGAGGAATGCCTTTACTTCTAACTCCACCTCAGTATTGAAGAACGCTAAAGGAACATCTAGGTCATTTGATGGAGGCACAAGATCATTGGACAGAGGCAAGGCACTCCTAAACGGACCTGGGAAGTATTCATTCAACAAGGCTTGCGAGGAAGCCAAAGAATCAGAGTCGTCACCTAATGCCTGGAAAGAAGATTCAGAGGAGAAGCCACCGAGTGAACTCCCTGCACCAACAACTGAAGACAATGTCCCAGGGGTTTTGTACGATTTGCTTCAAAAGGAAGTAGTTGCCTTGAGGAAATCTTCACATGAAAAGGATCAAAGCCTCAAAGACAAGGATGACGCCATAGAG ATGTTAGCCAAAAAGGTTGAAACATTAACAAAAGCAATGGAGGTTGAAGCAAAGAAGATGAGAAGGGAAGTAGCTGCAATGGAGAAAGAGGTTGCTGCTATGCGTGTGGATAAAGATCAAGATAACAGAGCTAAAAGGTCTTCAAACACCAAGAACCCGTCCAACACCGCCCAGATTCTTACTGGAAG AGCTGCTGGACGAAGTGGGTTAACAAGGAGCACACAATGA
- the LOC106357146 gene encoding loganic acid O-methyltransferase-like, translating into MEKVEIVLNSLPMSGGDGPNSYSKNSHLQRRSASLLKETIDKLITEKLDAKTLICDSNTFCIADLGCATGPNTFFLVQDIIKSVETTLDSNSTKAEFLVFFNDHTNNDFNTLFTSLPQDRSYFAVGVPGSFYGRVLPQSSVHIVVTLAATHWLSSVPKELLDKSSKAWNKGKVHYSNAAEEVVKAYEDQFGRDMEKFLEARAQEIVSGGLLVVGMCGIPQGMPFSNLADSIMYTSMADVLIQMQSQGLISEEQVDSFNIPIYSASPEEVAALVEKNGCFSVESMELMDPTTWLKRPMDEEDVRQWMVCIKATMGSLFINHFGDHLLDDIFDRLTARLVGLTNEVESSYREKVMLFFALKRI; encoded by the exons ATGGAAAAAGTAGAGATTGTTCTTAACTCACTTCCTATGAGCGGAGGAGATGGCCCCAACAGCTATTCTAAGAATTCACATCTGCAG AGAAGATCAGCAAGTTTGTTGAAAGAGACAATAGACAAGTTAATAACGGAGAAACTTGACGCAAAAACCCTAATCTGTGACTCGAACACATTCTGTATAGCTGACCTTGGTTGTGCAACTGGACCAAACACATTCTTTCTCGTCCAAGACATCATCAAATCTGTTGAAACCACCTTAGATTCAAACTCCACAAAGGCAGAGTTCCTAGTCTTCTTCAACGACCACACAAATAACGACTTCAACACTCTCTTCACCTCTCTACCTCAAGACCGGAGTTACTTTGCGGTCGGTGTCCCTGGTTCGTTCTATGGACGTGTTCTTCCTCAATCCTCCGTTCATATTGTGGTGACGTTGGCGGCCACACACTGGCTTTCAAGTGTTCCAAAGGAGCTCTTGGACAAAAGCTCCAAGGCATGGAATAAGGGAAAGGTTCACTACTCAAACGCGGCGGAAGAAGTCGTGAAGGCATATGAAGACCAGTTTGGTCGGGACATGGAGAAGTTTCTGGAAGCGAGGGCTCAAGAAATAGTGAGTGGAGGTCTTTTGGTTGTTGGAATGTGTGGGATTCCTCAAGGAATGCCTTTCTCCAATCTTGCCGACAGTATCATGTATACTTCCATGGCTGATGTTCTCATTCAAATGCAATCCCAG GGTTTGATCAGTGAAGAGCAAGTTGATAGCTTCAACATACCGATCTACTCGGCATCGCCTGAGGAGGTAGCAGCCTTGGTAGAGAAAAATGGCTGCTTCTCTGTCGAATCTATGGAGCTGATGGACCCCACAACATGGCTCAAACGGCCAATGGACGAAGAGGATGTAAGGCAATGGATGGTTTGCATAAAGGCCACAATGGGATCTCTCTTCATCAATCATTTCGGTGACCATCTCCTTGATGACATCTTTGACCGTCTCACAGCCAGACTCGTTGGACTCACCAATGAGGTTGAATCTAGCTATCGTGAGAAGGTCATGTTGTTCTTTGCGTTGAAACGAATATGA